The genome window GCGGCAGCAGTTGTTCGCCTTCGCTGGTCAGGCGGGCCCGCAAGGAGCTGCGGTCGAACAGGATGCTGCGCAGGCTGTGTTCGAGGTCGGTGATGCGCTTGGACAGGGTGGAGACGGAAATGTGCAGGCGTTCGGCGGCGATCATGAAGTTGGGGCTGGTGGCCGCCAGGTAGAACGCTTCGAGCTGTTTCAGTGTCATGGCCGAAGGGGGGAAGGCGCCCAGGCCGCGGGCGAGCTGCCCAGCGGATGGGGACCGGGGGTTGTCCCGTCGTCCAGGCCGGCGACGGCGGGCGCTACGTGATGGGTGGTGCCGAACGGGCCGTGGCGCGTGACCAGTTGGGGCGCCAGGGCGTCGAAGGCGTCGCCGCCCCGGTGCGATGGGGCGGCCCAGGCCAGCAGGTACGTCGCCACTCGCGCCAATGATACCCGCACCTCCCAACTGCCGCCGGACTGCTGCCGCTGGCGCAGCGCGGCCAGCGTGCCGAGTATGCCCAGTTGGCCGGTCAGGTAGTCGGTCAGGAGGCGGGTGGGCGACAGCCGGGGCTTGCCGTCCCGCGCGTGCAGCGCGGCGATGCCGGTGGCGGCCTGCACCACCTGGTCGAAGGCCTTGCGCGCGCCCCAGGGGCCGTGATGGCCGAAGGCGCTCACGCCGACGTGGATGAAGTCGCGGCTGGCGCGCGGCAGCAGGCCGGCGGCGTCCAGGCCGAATTGGGCCAGCGCGCCGGGCCGCCACGAATCGACGACGATGTCCGCGTCCGTGGCCAGCGTCCGCACACGGGCCAGGTCGTCGGGGTCGTGGAAGCTGGCGAAGGCGTTGCGCTTGCCGATGCCGGTGTCCAGGATCTGCGGCAGCGGGTCGGGTTGGGCGGGCGACGAGATCCGCAGGACGTCGCCGCCGTGGAAGGCGAAGTGGCGGGCGACCACCGGCCCGGCGATGACGTGGGACAGATCCAGGACCCGTAATCCGGCCAAGCCGCCCACAACCGGCGCGCCGGCGCGCAGCGGCCGCACCGTCAGCAGCGGTTCCAAGGCGATAGCGGCGCCCGCGTCGCTGGCCAGCCAGGCTTCGGGCGTTCGCGCCCAGGCGCCGGGCAGGCCTTGTCCGGCTCCCGCGTCCTCCAGTTCTTGCGCCGGCCAGCGCCGTATGGCCGCGGCCAAGGCGGGCGCCGTATTGGCGCAATCCAGCAAGGCCAGGGTGCCGTCACGCAGATGGGGATAGGAGCCGGAAGGCAGGAACCACCGGCCGTCGGCGGTGGGATAGAAGTCGGACTTCAGTTCCTTGCCGTGCGACGACTGGGGAAAGCGGTGGTCATGGATGCGCTGGAAGTGCGTGGGTTCCAGCCCGGCCAGCGCCTGCGCGGGCGACACTTCGTAGTGCGCGCGGGGTTCGCCTGTGGCGACCAGCGCGGTGCCATGGGCCACCGCCAACTGGAAGGCCACGGCGATGTCCGCCAATGGCAGCGGCGAGTCCAGCGCCGGGCGCGGCCCGGCCAGCGTGAACGCCGTCAGGCCGGGCAGGCCCGCGCCGGCAAGCAGGTCGTCGGCA of Pigmentiphaga sp. H8 contains these proteins:
- a CDS encoding CoA transferase, with amino-acid sequence MASEHTGAPEQRVRAIADDLLAGAGLPGLTAFTLAGPRPALDSPLPLADIAVAFQLAVAHGTALVATGEPRAHYEVSPAQALAGLEPTHFQRIHDHRFPQSSHGKELKSDFYPTADGRWFLPSGSYPHLRDGTLALLDCANTAPALAAAIRRWPAQELEDAGAGQGLPGAWARTPEAWLASDAGAAIALEPLLTVRPLRAGAPVVGGLAGLRVLDLSHVIAGPVVARHFAFHGGDVLRISSPAQPDPLPQILDTGIGKRNAFASFHDPDDLARVRTLATDADIVVDSWRPGALAQFGLDAAGLLPRASRDFIHVGVSAFGHHGPWGARKAFDQVVQAATGIAALHARDGKPRLSPTRLLTDYLTGQLGILGTLAALRQRQQSGGSWEVRVSLARVATYLLAWAAPSHRGGDAFDALAPQLVTRHGPFGTTHHVAPAVAGLDDGTTPGPHPLGSSPAAWAPSPLRP